The Ornithinimicrobium faecis genome includes a window with the following:
- a CDS encoding HAD-IA family hydrolase has translation MVPVRDITSELFAAVLFDNDGTLIDSRAAVVRSWLAWAADHGVPPESLIGFHGVPSSGIVASVAPHLDPVTATTDIDRRELADTEGVVALPGAAEAVAAVGWRGAIVTSASRALLTVRLGAAGFTAPEVLVTADDITRGKPDPEPYLIGAEKLGVDPSRCLVIEDAPAGLRSGRAAGAATVAVVTTSTREELEPLADLVVEDLSELAFALSDDGVRVSRR, from the coding sequence ATGGTGCCTGTGCGCGACATCACCTCAGAGCTCTTCGCAGCGGTCCTGTTCGACAACGACGGCACCCTGATCGACTCCCGTGCGGCTGTTGTGCGCTCCTGGCTTGCCTGGGCTGCTGATCACGGCGTGCCCCCGGAGAGCCTCATCGGCTTTCACGGTGTGCCCAGCAGCGGCATCGTTGCCTCGGTGGCCCCCCACCTGGACCCGGTGACGGCCACGACCGACATCGACCGGCGTGAGCTGGCGGACACCGAGGGCGTGGTCGCCCTGCCCGGCGCGGCCGAGGCAGTTGCCGCCGTGGGGTGGCGCGGCGCCATCGTCACGTCGGCGAGCCGGGCCCTGCTGACGGTGCGGTTGGGGGCGGCGGGTTTCACCGCCCCTGAGGTCCTGGTGACAGCAGACGACATCACCCGAGGCAAGCCCGATCCGGAGCCGTATCTGATCGGTGCAGAAAAGCTGGGGGTCGACCCGAGCCGGTGCCTCGTCATTGAAGACGCCCCGGCCGGACTCCGGTCCGGGCGCGCCGCCGGCGCGGCGACGGTGGCCGTGGTCACGACCAGCACGCGCGAGGAGCTCGAGCCACTCGCCGACCTGGTCGTCGAGGACCTCTCAGAGCTCGCCTTCGCCCTGAGTGACGACGGTGTGCGCGTGTCGCGGCGCTGA
- the pntB gene encoding Re/Si-specific NAD(P)(+) transhydrogenase subunit beta, with protein MTLNLVQAAYIIAAVLFVLSLAGLSQHETARRGNVFGIIGMTIALGATIWLAAERADNPALTLALILAAMAVGASIGLWRARVVEMTGMPQLIAMLHSFVGIAAVLIGYNAYLAPGPLTGSEETIHLVEVFLGIFIGAVTFTGSVVAALKLSARINSNPLMLPHRHLLNLVALLASAGLLVWFVLSHALLPLVAMTVIALAFGWHLVASIGGGDMPIVVSMLNSYSGWAAAAAGFLLGNDLLIVTGALVGSSGAILSYLMCQGMNRSFISVIAGGFGTEGATFEGDQDYGEHRESNAPEVAELLRTAKSVVITPGYGMAVARAQYPVADLTARLRKQGTQVRFGIHPVAGRLPGHMNVLLAEAKVPYDIVLGLDEINDDLPDTDVVLVIGANDTVNPAAVDEPGSPIAGMPVLEVWKARDVVVLKRSMASGYAGVQNPLFFKDNTRMLFGDAKDVVEEVVKLL; from the coding sequence GTGACCCTCAACCTGGTGCAGGCGGCCTACATCATCGCCGCTGTCCTGTTCGTGCTCTCCCTGGCGGGTCTGTCCCAGCACGAGACGGCACGGCGCGGCAATGTGTTCGGCATCATCGGCATGACGATCGCGCTCGGTGCCACGATCTGGCTGGCTGCGGAGCGGGCTGACAACCCTGCACTGACGCTGGCCCTGATCCTGGCCGCCATGGCGGTGGGCGCGAGCATCGGTCTCTGGCGGGCTCGGGTCGTGGAGATGACCGGCATGCCGCAACTGATCGCCATGCTGCACAGCTTCGTCGGCATCGCCGCCGTGCTCATCGGCTACAACGCCTACCTCGCACCAGGCCCGCTCACGGGTTCGGAGGAGACCATCCACCTGGTGGAGGTCTTCCTCGGGATCTTCATCGGTGCTGTGACCTTCACCGGGTCGGTGGTCGCGGCCCTGAAGCTGAGCGCCCGGATCAACTCCAACCCGCTGATGCTGCCGCACCGGCACCTGCTCAATCTGGTGGCGCTGCTGGCCTCCGCGGGCCTGCTGGTCTGGTTCGTCCTGAGTCACGCCCTGCTGCCACTGGTGGCGATGACCGTGATCGCGCTGGCCTTCGGATGGCACCTGGTCGCCTCCATCGGTGGCGGAGACATGCCGATCGTCGTCTCGATGCTCAACAGCTATTCGGGCTGGGCCGCCGCAGCCGCCGGCTTCCTGCTCGGCAACGACCTGCTGATTGTCACCGGCGCCCTCGTCGGATCCTCCGGTGCGATCCTGTCCTACCTGATGTGCCAGGGCATGAACCGCTCGTTCATCTCCGTCATCGCCGGAGGCTTTGGCACCGAGGGAGCCACCTTCGAGGGCGATCAGGACTACGGCGAGCACCGCGAGAGCAACGCGCCCGAGGTGGCCGAGTTGCTCCGAACAGCCAAGTCCGTGGTGATCACGCCCGGCTACGGCATGGCCGTGGCCCGCGCGCAGTATCCCGTCGCAGACCTGACCGCACGCCTGCGCAAGCAGGGCACCCAGGTGCGCTTCGGCATACATCCCGTGGCAGGGCGGTTGCCCGGCCACATGAACGTGCTGCTGGCCGAGGCCAAGGTGCCTTATGACATCGTGCTGGGCCTGGACGAGATCAACGACGACCTGCCGGACACCGACGTGGTGCTGGTCATCGGTGCCAACGACACCGTCAACCCGGCTGCCGTCGACGAGCCCGGCTCACCGATCGCGGGGATGCCGGTGCTCGAGGTGTGGAAGGCACGTGACGTCGTGGTGCTCAAGCGGTCGATGGCCAGCGGCTATGCGGGAGTGCAGAACCCGCTGTTCTTCAAGGACAACACCCGGATGCTCTTCGGCGACGCCAAGGATGTCGTCGAGGAGGTCGTCAAACTCCTCTAG
- a CDS encoding Pls/PosA family non-ribosomal peptide synthetase, with amino-acid sequence MTESVHDIPGVFLAGERAAAPRTLVDIFERTVEEAPDAIGLDSGAQTLTYGEFLEAAEALAARLAEAGVGRGARVGVRIKSGTTDLYVAIVGTLLAGAAYVPVDADDPEERARVVFTEAGVAAVLGNDLSISVREGATMGHPGERAQPDDDAWIIFTSGSTGTPKGVAVTHRNAAAFVDAESRMFLQDEPIGPQDRVMAGLSVAFDASCEEMWLAWAYGAALVPAPRSLVRSGVDVGPWLVANDITVVSTVPTLVALWPASSLDQVRLLIMGGEACPTELAARLQAPGREVWNTYGPTEATVVACGAILDGTDPVRIGLPLDGWDLAVVDQDGHPVAEGASGELIIGGVGLARYLDPAKDAEKYAPMPTLGWERAYRSGDVVVNDPAGLLFAGRADDQIKLGGRRIELGEIDGQLLRLPGVAGAAAAVRTTKSGNQLLVGYLAVDDTYDSETALALLRERMPAALVPRLAVVDDLPTKTSGKVDRDALPWPLTRTGTGPKGLSELQLWIGEIWADVLGAEVTTPKDDFFDFGGGSLTAAQTVGRLREQYPEVAVGDLYRNPRLGALATALENLGPGPAKSDRTVPPIPPKTQIGQLLALLPLRTLAAGRWLAWVLLLSTLASATLGLDWLPSFPLWLVIATGLIFLVPPVRMALAALLIRGTLRGVRPGSWPRGGKVHLRVWLAARIQDELAAVSTAGAPWLQWYARLLGAKIRPDVDLHALPPVTGMLEIGTGASVEPEVDLTGYWIDGDLVHIHPIRIGAHARIGARSTLSPGARVRPRSVIAPGSLVFGEVPAGQTWSGAPAERVSETARGPWSEERPPKGRVWWLGYALAGILVAGLPGLASLAGAAVLWPAVQDADTWGEALRAGLPWLPVAALLGYAVLGLLVLVLVRLCGLGLQAGFYPTRSASGLRIWLTFRVLDEARTWLFPYYAGAITPLWLRLLGARVGKGVEASTVLLLPKFAHINDHAFLADDTLIGCYELGGGWIRVEHVKIGKRAFVGNSGMVSAGRKVPRESLVAVLSAAPQRKSIKKGSSWLGSPPTKLRRAAEEVDSSRTYDPPTRLKVYRGIVETCRLVVLLLQVALHVAVGAVLLVLLAWHPLAAFALGGVVLIGAGVLAALLTVAAKWSLVGRHTTQDHPLWSGFVWRNELADTFTEVLAAPWFASVTQGTVALNVWLRMLGAQIGRGVWCDSYWLPETDLVHLGDGSTVNHGCVVQTHLFHDRVLSMDRVTLRKGATLGPNSVILPAATIGRHATIGPASLVMRGESVPSQTRWIGNPIGPWEQEEEQ; translated from the coding sequence GTGACCGAGTCCGTCCACGACATCCCCGGTGTCTTCCTGGCAGGTGAGCGTGCTGCAGCGCCGCGCACCCTGGTCGACATCTTTGAGCGCACGGTCGAGGAGGCCCCCGACGCGATCGGCCTCGACAGCGGCGCTCAGACCCTGACCTATGGCGAGTTCCTGGAGGCGGCCGAGGCCCTGGCGGCACGACTCGCGGAGGCAGGCGTCGGTCGCGGGGCCCGCGTCGGGGTGCGGATCAAGTCCGGCACCACCGACCTCTACGTCGCCATCGTGGGGACGTTGTTGGCCGGTGCCGCCTATGTCCCCGTGGACGCGGACGACCCGGAAGAGCGGGCGCGGGTGGTCTTCACCGAGGCCGGCGTGGCGGCAGTCCTCGGCAATGACCTGAGCATCAGCGTGCGCGAGGGCGCGACGATGGGGCATCCGGGGGAGCGGGCGCAGCCAGACGACGACGCGTGGATCATCTTCACCTCCGGGTCGACCGGCACGCCCAAGGGTGTGGCTGTGACCCACCGCAATGCCGCTGCTTTCGTGGACGCGGAGTCGCGGATGTTCCTGCAGGACGAGCCGATTGGCCCGCAGGATCGGGTCATGGCGGGGCTCTCCGTCGCCTTCGATGCCAGCTGCGAGGAGATGTGGCTGGCCTGGGCCTATGGAGCGGCCCTGGTGCCCGCCCCCCGATCGTTGGTGCGCTCTGGTGTCGACGTCGGGCCCTGGTTGGTGGCCAACGACATCACGGTCGTCTCGACCGTGCCGACGCTGGTCGCGCTCTGGCCCGCCTCGTCCCTGGACCAGGTCCGCCTGCTCATCATGGGCGGCGAGGCCTGCCCCACCGAGCTCGCAGCCCGGCTGCAGGCACCTGGGCGAGAGGTCTGGAACACCTACGGCCCCACCGAGGCCACCGTCGTGGCCTGCGGGGCCATCCTGGACGGCACCGACCCCGTCCGCATCGGGCTGCCACTTGACGGCTGGGACCTCGCGGTCGTCGACCAGGACGGTCACCCGGTCGCCGAGGGCGCCTCGGGGGAGCTGATCATCGGCGGCGTCGGTCTCGCGCGCTATCTCGACCCGGCCAAGGACGCCGAAAAATACGCTCCGATGCCAACGCTGGGGTGGGAGCGCGCCTACCGCTCGGGAGACGTGGTGGTCAACGACCCCGCGGGCCTGCTGTTCGCCGGTCGCGCGGACGACCAGATCAAGCTCGGTGGCCGCCGCATCGAGCTGGGCGAGATCGACGGTCAGCTGCTGCGCCTGCCGGGTGTTGCCGGAGCGGCAGCAGCGGTGCGCACGACGAAGTCCGGCAATCAGTTGCTCGTCGGCTATCTCGCGGTCGATGACACCTATGACTCGGAGACCGCCCTCGCCTTGCTCCGCGAGCGCATGCCGGCCGCCCTGGTGCCGCGCCTGGCCGTGGTGGACGACCTGCCGACCAAGACCTCCGGCAAGGTCGATCGCGACGCCCTGCCCTGGCCACTGACCAGGACGGGCACGGGACCCAAGGGTCTGAGCGAGCTGCAGCTGTGGATCGGTGAGATCTGGGCTGACGTGCTCGGCGCCGAGGTGACCACACCCAAGGACGACTTCTTCGACTTCGGCGGCGGCTCCCTGACTGCCGCGCAGACCGTGGGGCGACTGCGCGAGCAGTACCCCGAGGTGGCCGTCGGCGATCTCTATCGCAATCCGCGTCTCGGTGCGCTGGCAACCGCGCTGGAGAACCTCGGCCCGGGCCCGGCAAAGTCGGACCGCACCGTCCCACCGATCCCACCGAAGACGCAGATCGGCCAACTGCTCGCCCTGCTCCCACTGCGCACGCTGGCCGCCGGCCGTTGGCTCGCCTGGGTGCTCCTGCTGAGCACCCTGGCCAGCGCGACCCTCGGACTCGACTGGCTGCCGAGCTTCCCGCTGTGGCTGGTCATCGCGACCGGCCTCATCTTCCTGGTCCCACCGGTGCGGATGGCCCTCGCGGCCCTGCTGATTCGCGGCACCCTGCGTGGAGTGCGTCCAGGGTCGTGGCCGCGCGGCGGCAAGGTGCACCTGCGCGTCTGGCTCGCGGCGCGGATCCAGGACGAGCTGGCGGCCGTGTCGACCGCCGGTGCGCCCTGGCTGCAGTGGTATGCCCGGTTGCTCGGGGCCAAGATCCGCCCCGACGTTGACCTGCACGCCCTGCCGCCGGTCACCGGCATGCTCGAGATCGGCACCGGTGCCTCGGTCGAGCCCGAGGTGGATCTCACTGGCTATTGGATCGATGGCGACCTCGTGCACATCCACCCCATCCGGATCGGTGCCCACGCCCGGATCGGTGCGCGCAGCACGCTCAGCCCTGGTGCCCGCGTGCGCCCGAGGTCGGTCATCGCACCGGGCTCGCTGGTGTTCGGGGAGGTGCCGGCGGGGCAGACCTGGTCCGGCGCGCCGGCCGAGCGGGTCTCGGAGACGGCGCGCGGTCCCTGGTCGGAGGAGCGGCCACCCAAGGGCCGGGTCTGGTGGCTCGGTTATGCCCTGGCCGGCATCCTGGTGGCCGGGCTGCCGGGCCTGGCCTCGCTCGCGGGTGCGGCGGTTCTGTGGCCAGCGGTGCAGGACGCGGACACCTGGGGCGAGGCCCTGCGGGCCGGTCTCCCGTGGCTGCCGGTCGCCGCACTGCTGGGGTATGCCGTGCTGGGACTGCTCGTGCTCGTCCTGGTCCGTCTGTGCGGGCTGGGTCTGCAGGCTGGCTTCTATCCGACCCGCTCGGCCTCCGGCCTGCGGATCTGGCTCACCTTCCGGGTGCTCGACGAGGCCCGCACCTGGCTGTTCCCCTACTACGCCGGAGCGATCACCCCCCTCTGGCTGCGGCTGCTGGGAGCCCGCGTCGGCAAGGGGGTGGAGGCCTCGACGGTGTTGCTGCTGCCCAAGTTTGCGCACATCAACGACCACGCGTTCCTCGCCGACGACACCCTGATCGGCTGCTACGAGCTGGGTGGCGGGTGGATCCGGGTTGAGCACGTCAAGATCGGCAAGCGTGCCTTCGTCGGCAACTCCGGCATGGTCTCGGCCGGGCGCAAGGTGCCGCGCGAGTCGTTGGTCGCGGTGCTCTCGGCCGCCCCGCAGCGCAAGAGCATCAAGAAGGGCTCCTCGTGGCTCGGCAGCCCGCCGACCAAGCTGCGACGTGCCGCCGAGGAGGTCGACTCCAGCCGCACCTACGACCCGCCGACCCGGTTGAAGGTCTATCGCGGGATCGTCGAGACCTGCCGGCTGGTGGTCCTGCTGCTCCAGGTCGCGCTGCACGTCGCGGTGGGCGCCGTGCTCCTGGTGCTGCTCGCCTGGCACCCGCTGGCGGCCTTCGCCCTCGGCGGGGTGGTGCTGATCGGTGCCGGCGTCCTGGCTGCCCTGCTCACGGTGGCCGCGAAGTGGTCACTGGTGGGACGGCATACGACGCAGGACCACCCACTCTGGTCCGGTTTCGTCTGGCGCAACGAGCTCGCCGACACCTTCACCGAGGTCCTGGCCGCGCCGTGGTTCGCCTCGGTGACCCAGGGCACCGTGGCGCTCAACGTGTGGCTGCGGATGCTCGGTGCGCAGATCGGTCGCGGCGTCTGGTGTGACAGCTACTGGTTGCCGGAGACCGACCTGGTCCACCTCGGCGACGGCTCGACCGTCAACCATGGCTGCGTGGTGCAGACCCACCTGTTCCACGACCGGGTGCTGAGCATGGACCGGGTCACCCTGCGCAAGGGCGCCACGCTCGGACCCAACAGCGTGATCCTGCCCGCGGCCACCATCGGCCGGCACGCCACCATCGGCCCCGCGTCCCTGGTCATGCGCGGAGAGTCGGTACCCTCCCAGACGCGGTGGATCGGCAATCCGATCGGGCCCTGGGAGCAGGAGGAGGAACAGTGA
- a CDS encoding SDR family oxidoreductase encodes MAIVVTGATGHFGRLVVESLLERGVPAGDILATGRSTERLTELQARGVRTAVLDFDAPADGVLSAGDVLLLVSASEVGQRARQHQNVIDAAVRAGVSTIAYTSLLDAAESDLILAPEHKVTEEALQASGLPVTILRNGWYTENFEPALAQAQATGAVLGSTAGGRISAAPRADFAEAAAVVLTTEGHQGKVYELAGDNSFTLDDLATAFGDVLNTEVSHRDVDADTHREMLAAAGLADGLVGFLVAVDQSTAQGALESSSTDLSQLIGRPTEPLATTVQGWSPSRAA; translated from the coding sequence ATGGCAATCGTGGTCACTGGCGCAACCGGACACTTTGGACGACTCGTGGTCGAGTCCCTGCTCGAGCGGGGCGTTCCCGCAGGGGACATCCTTGCCACCGGCCGGTCCACGGAGCGACTGACGGAGCTGCAGGCGCGCGGGGTGCGCACGGCCGTCCTGGACTTCGATGCACCGGCCGACGGTGTGCTCAGCGCTGGCGACGTCCTGCTCCTGGTCTCCGCCAGCGAGGTGGGTCAGCGTGCGCGGCAGCACCAGAATGTGATCGACGCGGCGGTCCGTGCGGGCGTGTCCACCATTGCCTACACCAGCCTGCTCGATGCCGCCGAGAGCGACCTGATCCTCGCGCCGGAGCACAAGGTCACGGAGGAGGCCCTTCAGGCATCCGGGCTCCCGGTCACCATCCTGCGCAACGGGTGGTACACCGAGAACTTCGAGCCCGCGCTCGCCCAGGCGCAAGCGACCGGAGCCGTGCTCGGGAGCACCGCCGGGGGACGCATCTCTGCTGCCCCGCGAGCCGATTTCGCCGAGGCAGCCGCCGTGGTCCTCACCACCGAGGGCCACCAGGGCAAGGTCTATGAGTTGGCTGGCGACAACTCGTTCACCCTGGACGACCTGGCGACCGCCTTCGGGGACGTGCTCAACACCGAGGTCTCGCACCGGGACGTGGACGCCGACACGCACCGCGAGATGCTGGCCGCCGCAGGTCTGGCCGACGGGCTGGTCGGCTTTCTGGTCGCCGTCGACCAGAGCACGGCGCAGGGCGCGCTCGAGAGCTCATCAACGGACCTGTCCCAGCTCATCGGGCGCCCGACCGAGCCGCTGGCCACTACGGTCCAGGGCTGGAGCCCTTCTCGCGCCGCCTAG
- a CDS encoding M1 family metallopeptidase: MRGADPYISGHGDLRYAVEHYDLFLTYGLPSNKLDGTAVITARALEPLTQVVLDLRLKPLKVTVEGRRVTRHKHLVGKLTITLAEQVAAGEEFTVTVKFSGNPKPIAKRGQDSAGWEELEDGVIVASQPHGAPSWFPCNDRPSDKATYELTLVTAADYHVEFSGEPVSVRRRGANRIWTFAQTEPISPYLATVQIGRYTVIEQKAVVPLRVVGPANIRRNGFSASFGKQPEMIKLFVDRFGPYPFSGYTAVITDDDLEIPLESASLSTFGRNFASGEWESVRLVAHEMAHQWFGNAVTVAEWKDIWLHEGFACYAEWLWSEESGHQTAAHWANHHHGILAGQSQKAPLSDPGAALMFEDWVYKRGALTLHALRTEVGDEAFFGVLRSWVAANRGGSVTTEQFVAHCSLELGRDLSAWFTPWLDEKPLPPLP, encoded by the coding sequence GTGAGAGGTGCCGATCCCTACATTTCCGGGCACGGGGACCTGCGGTATGCCGTGGAGCACTACGACCTGTTCCTCACCTACGGGTTGCCGAGCAACAAGCTCGACGGCACGGCGGTGATCACGGCTCGTGCGCTGGAGCCGCTCACGCAGGTGGTCCTGGACCTGCGGCTCAAGCCGCTCAAGGTCACCGTCGAGGGGCGGCGGGTGACCCGGCACAAGCACCTGGTCGGCAAACTCACCATCACCCTGGCCGAGCAGGTGGCTGCGGGCGAGGAGTTCACCGTCACCGTGAAGTTCTCGGGCAACCCCAAGCCGATTGCCAAGCGCGGGCAGGACTCGGCCGGTTGGGAAGAGCTCGAGGACGGGGTCATCGTGGCCTCGCAACCACATGGCGCGCCGTCCTGGTTCCCGTGCAACGACCGCCCGTCGGACAAAGCGACCTACGAGCTGACGCTGGTCACGGCCGCGGACTATCACGTGGAGTTCAGTGGCGAGCCGGTGTCTGTGCGGCGCCGGGGCGCCAACCGCATCTGGACCTTCGCGCAGACCGAGCCGATCTCGCCCTATCTCGCCACGGTGCAGATCGGTCGTTACACCGTGATCGAGCAAAAGGCGGTCGTGCCGCTGCGCGTCGTGGGGCCGGCGAACATCAGACGCAACGGGTTCTCTGCCTCATTCGGCAAGCAGCCCGAGATGATCAAGCTCTTCGTGGACCGGTTCGGGCCCTATCCGTTCAGCGGCTACACCGCCGTGATCACCGACGACGATCTCGAGATCCCCCTGGAGTCGGCCTCGCTGTCGACCTTCGGTCGCAACTTCGCCTCGGGGGAGTGGGAGTCGGTGCGCCTCGTCGCCCACGAGATGGCGCACCAGTGGTTCGGCAACGCGGTGACCGTCGCGGAGTGGAAGGACATCTGGCTGCACGAGGGCTTTGCCTGCTATGCCGAGTGGCTGTGGTCTGAGGAGAGCGGTCACCAGACCGCCGCGCACTGGGCCAACCATCACCACGGCATACTCGCTGGTCAGTCGCAGAAGGCGCCGCTGAGCGACCCCGGCGCCGCCCTGATGTTTGAGGACTGGGTCTACAAGCGCGGGGCGCTGACCCTGCACGCGCTGCGCACCGAGGTCGGCGATGAGGCCTTCTTTGGGGTCCTGCGCTCCTGGGTGGCCGCCAACCGTGGCGGCTCGGTCACCACGGAGCAGTTCGTCGCGCACTGCTCACTGGAGCTCGGCCGCGACCTGTCCGCGTGGTTCACCCCCTGGCTGGACGAGAAGCCCCTCCCGCCCCTCCCGTAA
- a CDS encoding Re/Si-specific NAD(P)(+) transhydrogenase subunit alpha, whose protein sequence is MQIGVPRESTPGETRVAATPQTAGRLIALGHTVIVQAGAGERASYPDEQYAEVGAAIDPGPGVWGADVVVTIDAPESGELDQMRPGAYLAAQLGPAQHTDLLEDLAQRGVTALAMDAVPRISRAQSLDVLSSMTNLGGYRAVIEAANAYGSVFTGQVTAAGNVPPAKVFVIGAGVAGLAAIGTASSLGAIVRATDIRFETAEQVESMGAHFVPITVEETASSSDGYAQEMGEDLQRRALEVYAHECAEADIVITTALIPGRPAPRLVTADTVAAMRPGSVLVDMAARNGGNCELTEPGAVITPGNGVTIVGYTDLPARLPTQASQLFGTNIVNLIALLTPGKDGQIVLDLEDEVQRGLTVTHEHQVLWPPPPVSVSATPPPAAAEAEPPGAEPEPQKPRDPRRGYVAMGLAAVLFALVASVSPPSFLGHFTVFALAVIVGFYVINNVSHALHTPLLAETNAISGIILVGAILQVGNEDLLVRSLALAATIVASINVFGGFAVTGRMLRMFRREESA, encoded by the coding sequence GTGCAGATCGGCGTCCCGCGTGAGTCGACCCCTGGCGAGACCCGTGTCGCTGCCACACCCCAGACCGCAGGTCGGCTGATTGCCCTGGGGCACACGGTGATTGTGCAGGCCGGGGCGGGGGAGCGGGCCAGTTATCCCGATGAGCAGTATGCCGAGGTGGGGGCTGCCATCGACCCCGGACCGGGGGTGTGGGGAGCCGACGTCGTGGTCACCATCGATGCCCCCGAGTCGGGTGAGCTGGACCAGATGCGGCCCGGTGCCTATCTGGCCGCCCAGCTCGGCCCGGCGCAACACACGGACCTGTTGGAGGACCTCGCCCAGCGCGGGGTCACCGCCCTGGCGATGGATGCGGTGCCCCGCATCTCTCGGGCGCAGTCCCTGGACGTTCTGTCGTCGATGACCAACCTGGGTGGCTATCGCGCGGTGATCGAGGCAGCCAACGCCTACGGCTCAGTGTTCACCGGACAGGTCACCGCTGCGGGCAATGTGCCGCCGGCCAAGGTCTTCGTCATCGGAGCGGGCGTGGCCGGCCTGGCGGCGATTGGCACGGCCAGCAGCCTGGGGGCCATCGTGCGGGCCACCGACATTCGCTTCGAGACGGCCGAGCAGGTCGAGTCGATGGGGGCGCACTTCGTGCCGATCACGGTGGAGGAGACGGCGTCCAGCTCGGACGGCTATGCCCAGGAGATGGGGGAGGATCTGCAGCGTCGCGCCCTGGAGGTCTATGCCCACGAGTGCGCCGAGGCTGACATCGTCATCACCACCGCACTGATCCCGGGTCGTCCCGCGCCGAGGCTGGTGACGGCGGACACGGTCGCCGCGATGCGGCCGGGCAGCGTGCTGGTCGACATGGCTGCCCGCAACGGCGGCAACTGTGAGCTCACCGAGCCGGGCGCCGTCATCACGCCGGGCAACGGTGTGACGATCGTGGGCTACACCGATCTCCCGGCGCGGCTGCCCACGCAGGCCTCGCAACTGTTCGGCACCAACATCGTCAACCTGATCGCGCTGCTCACCCCGGGCAAGGACGGGCAGATCGTGCTGGACCTGGAGGACGAGGTGCAGCGCGGCCTGACGGTCACCCACGAGCACCAGGTGCTGTGGCCGCCGCCACCGGTGTCCGTCTCCGCGACACCGCCGCCAGCGGCCGCAGAGGCGGAACCTCCAGGGGCTGAGCCGGAGCCGCAGAAGCCGAGGGACCCGCGACGAGGCTATGTCGCAATGGGGCTGGCCGCTGTCCTGTTTGCCCTAGTGGCCAGCGTGTCCCCGCCCTCCTTCCTGGGCCACTTCACGGTCTTCGCGCTGGCCGTGATCGTCGGCTTCTATGTGATCAACAATGTCTCGCACGCCCTGCACACCCCGCTGCTGGCCGAGACCAACGCGATCAGCGGCATCATCCTGGTCGGAGCCATCCTGCAGGTCGGCAACGAGGACCTGCTGGTCCGCAGCCTGGCGCTCGCGGCGACGATCGTGGCCAGCATCAACGTCTTCGGTGGGTTCGCCGTGACTGGTCGGATGCTGCGCATGTTCCGGCGGGAGGAGTCGGCGTGA
- a CDS encoding isocitrate lyase/PEP mutase family protein, whose translation MTASIASPADRFLALHRPGEPLLLPNAWDVGSARLFASLGFSALATTSSGFAATRGLLDGQVDREGVLAHAAELVSATSLPVSADLENCFAEDAAGVAETIRQAAAVGLAGASIEDFTGDRDAPIYPLDVARDRVAAAAEVSRSAGSRLVLTARAENHLYGQGGLDDTIRRLQTFAEVGADVVYAPGLTDLSDIRRVVSEVGVPVNVLTRGGGPTVAELAGAGVARISVGGALAIVGLAAVAEAARELLEQGTVGFTERAQEGAAVAQAAFGDGS comes from the coding sequence ATGACTGCCTCCATCGCGAGTCCCGCCGATCGCTTCCTCGCGCTGCACCGACCGGGGGAGCCGCTCCTGCTGCCCAACGCCTGGGACGTCGGGTCGGCGCGGTTGTTTGCCTCGCTGGGCTTCTCTGCGCTGGCCACGACCAGCAGCGGTTTCGCGGCGACCCGCGGCCTTCTGGACGGACAGGTCGACCGTGAGGGCGTGCTGGCCCACGCCGCGGAGCTGGTGTCCGCCACGAGCCTGCCGGTCAGCGCCGACCTGGAGAACTGCTTCGCCGAGGACGCCGCCGGAGTGGCCGAGACGATCCGGCAGGCGGCCGCGGTCGGGCTGGCCGGGGCCTCGATCGAGGACTTCACCGGCGATCGTGACGCGCCGATCTATCCGCTCGACGTGGCGCGTGACCGGGTGGCCGCCGCGGCGGAGGTGTCTCGCAGTGCAGGATCACGTCTGGTGCTGACAGCCCGCGCGGAGAACCACCTCTATGGGCAGGGCGGTCTGGACGACACCATCCGCCGGTTGCAGACCTTTGCCGAGGTGGGGGCCGACGTGGTCTATGCGCCCGGGCTGACTGACCTGAGTGACATCCGCCGGGTTGTCTCGGAGGTCGGTGTGCCGGTGAATGTGCTCACCCGAGGTGGAGGACCCACTGTTGCCGAGTTGGCCGGGGCCGGAGTGGCCCGGATCTCGGTGGGTGGCGCGCTCGCCATTGTCGGTCTGGCCGCAGTGGCCGAGGCGGCTCGCGAGCTGCTCGAGCAGGGGACGGTCGGTTTCACCGAGCGCGCCCAGGAGGGCGCCGCCGTGGCACAAGCCGCCTTCGGTGACGGGAGTTGA